A portion of the Calothrix sp. 336/3 genome contains these proteins:
- a CDS encoding chemotaxis response regulator protein-glutamate methylesterase has protein sequence MPKIRVLVVDDAVVVRSRISKILSIDPELEVVGVAANGRIALAKIPQVNPDIVILDIEMPEMDGLQTLSAIRQIYPQLPVIMFSTSTQTGAIATLEALSLGASDYSTKPSNLGSVEAINQHIQGDLIPKIKVFGAITTTVTTPSMVDHPVVFPVSTHPQGVEVVAIGVSTGGPNALTVLLRELPADLSVPVLIVQHMPPMFTKLLAERLSSKCQIPVNEAVPGVVLEPGQAWIAPGDFHLVVQRDKDVVRLATHQAPSENSCRPSVDVLFRSVAEVYGSSAIAVILTGMGQDGLHGCKCIREAGGQVLAQDKASSVVWGMPGFVVNAGLADQIVPLEQMASEIMHRIRDHQIPISGL, from the coding sequence ATGCCCAAAATTCGGGTACTAGTTGTTGATGATGCGGTAGTAGTTCGCAGCCGAATCAGTAAGATTTTATCCATCGATCCAGAACTGGAAGTGGTAGGAGTCGCTGCCAACGGTCGCATTGCCCTTGCCAAAATTCCCCAGGTCAATCCTGATATTGTGATTCTGGATATCGAAATGCCAGAAATGGATGGTTTACAAACTCTGTCCGCGATTCGACAAATCTACCCCCAGCTACCAGTGATTATGTTCAGTACCTCTACACAGACTGGAGCGATCGCCACCCTCGAAGCTCTCTCTTTAGGGGCTTCAGATTATTCCACAAAACCTAGTAACTTAGGAAGTGTAGAGGCGATAAATCAACATATTCAAGGGGATTTAATTCCCAAAATTAAAGTATTTGGTGCAATAACTACCACAGTGACAACACCAAGTATGGTTGATCATCCAGTTGTTTTTCCTGTTTCCACCCATCCCCAGGGGGTAGAGGTTGTCGCAATTGGGGTTTCTACTGGGGGACCTAATGCCCTAACTGTATTGCTTAGAGAGCTTCCAGCCGATTTATCAGTTCCCGTTCTGATTGTGCAGCATATGCCCCCCATGTTTACGAAACTATTAGCTGAACGCTTATCTTCTAAATGTCAAATCCCAGTGAATGAAGCGGTTCCGGGAGTGGTATTAGAACCTGGACAAGCTTGGATTGCACCGGGAGATTTTCATTTAGTTGTGCAGCGTGACAAAGATGTAGTTAGACTTGCAACTCATCAAGCACCGAGCGAAAATTCCTGTCGTCCTTCAGTAGATGTACTGTTCCGCTCAGTAGCAGAGGTTTATGGCAGTAGCGCGATCGCAGTCATCCTTACAGGTATGGGGCAAGATGGGTTACATGGCTGTAAGTGTATCCGTGAGGCGGGTGGACAAGTGCTAGCCCAAGATAAAGCCAGTAGCGTAGTGTGGGGAATGCCTGGTTTTGTGGTTAATGCTGGACTTGCCGATCAAATTGTTCCCCTTGAGCAAATGGCAAGTGAAATTATGCACCGAATTCGTGATCATCAAATTCCTATTTCAGGTCTGTAA
- a CDS encoding methyl-accepting chemotaxis protein — MTTNRTAKTANSKSSSEASVASPSDNGVTKEQLQALLLALKSVRNGDFSVRLANENDELGEIVSVFNELVSLNQNFAQEVSRLTTEIGTEGKLGSQAVVKGAEGSWQGLIDNFNQMSTNLKEQIQSINEVTLVVAQGNLSKQIEESNAGDFKQLTDNANQMISSLKSSIKQMAEVATAVASSSEELTAVSTEMTQNAEQTAEQATSASSSAEQVSQNSSTILTAVEQMNASIQEIAKTVIEGAKVTTQAVKTADRTNETINKLGQSSIEIGKVIKVITAIAGQTNLLALNATIEAARAGDAGRGFAVVANEVKELAKQTANATEDISQRIEAIQTDTKAAVQAITQITDIINQINDFQSTIASAIEEQTATTNEINRNIAEAAQGTSDIAKNIAVVALNTQSTTIGTSNTLQAATELSRMAVDLQKVVSQFIY; from the coding sequence ATGACTACGAATCGGACTGCAAAAACAGCCAACTCTAAATCTTCCTCCGAGGCTAGTGTAGCTTCGCCGAGTGATAACGGTGTCACAAAAGAGCAACTGCAAGCGTTATTATTAGCACTGAAATCTGTAAGAAATGGTGATTTTAGCGTCCGTTTAGCTAACGAGAATGATGAACTAGGTGAAATTGTCTCAGTTTTTAATGAATTGGTAAGTTTAAACCAAAACTTTGCCCAAGAAGTTTCTCGCCTAACAACCGAAATTGGTACAGAAGGGAAACTTGGCTCTCAAGCTGTTGTCAAAGGAGCAGAGGGGAGTTGGCAAGGATTAATTGATAACTTTAACCAAATGTCTACAAATTTAAAAGAGCAGATTCAAAGTATTAATGAAGTCACCCTTGTGGTTGCCCAAGGAAATTTATCCAAACAAATTGAGGAGAGTAATGCTGGAGATTTTAAGCAACTCACAGATAATGCCAATCAGATGATTAGCAGCTTGAAGTCTTCAATCAAGCAGATGGCAGAAGTTGCAACAGCCGTTGCGTCTTCATCAGAAGAATTGACCGCAGTTAGCACAGAAATGACTCAAAACGCCGAACAAACTGCTGAACAGGCAACCTCAGCATCTAGCTCCGCCGAACAGGTGAGCCAAAATAGCAGTACAATTTTGACTGCGGTAGAGCAGATGAATGCCAGCATTCAAGAAATTGCTAAAACCGTCATAGAAGGGGCAAAAGTCACGACTCAAGCAGTTAAAACAGCTGACCGCACCAATGAAACAATTAATAAACTTGGTCAAAGCAGCATTGAAATTGGCAAAGTAATTAAAGTGATTACGGCGATCGCAGGGCAAACAAACTTACTGGCGCTGAATGCGACAATTGAGGCTGCAAGAGCTGGGGATGCGGGGAGAGGATTTGCTGTAGTGGCAAACGAGGTGAAAGAATTAGCCAAACAAACAGCAAATGCCACTGAAGATATTAGCCAACGTATAGAAGCGATTCAGACAGATACAAAAGCTGCGGTTCAAGCCATCACTCAGATTACTGATATTATCAATCAAATCAACGACTTTCAAAGCACGATCGCGAGTGCCATTGAAGAGCAAACAGCAACTACAAATGAAATTAACCGCAATATTGCTGAGGCAGCCCAAGGAACATCTGATATTGCCAAAAATATCGCAGTTGTGGCATTGAATACTCAAAGTACAACGATTGGTACGAGTAATACCTTACAGGCAGCTACAGAATTATCGCGTATGGCAGTAGATTTGCAAAAAGTCGTCAGCCAGTTTATATATTAG